The DNA sequence GGCGTAGTACGGGTCCTGGCCCGCGTGGTACGGGCCGGCCAGGCAGACCTCGGCGAGGACGGTCAGGAGCGGCGCCCTCCGCCGCACCGCCAGCACCAGCGCCGACCCCGTGAGCAGCGCCCAGCCGCCGGGCCCCGGAGGGCGTCCCCCGCCCGGCGCGAGCACGCACAGCAGGCTCTGCACGGCGAGCACGCCGAGCGCCACGGCCACGTCCTGTCCCCCGAACCACCGCTCCTGGGGCGGCCGTTGCGGCAGCAGGACGCGGGAGATCAGCGGGGTGACGAGATCCCGGTACGGCATCATCCCTCCACCGGACGCCGGGAGAGCCGCCCCGGCCACCACATCCACCGCTTGAGCAGCAGGCTCGCGGAGGTCACCAGGTACGTGCGGACCAGGAAGGTGTCCAGCAGGACGCCGACCGCGATGATGACCCCCATCTCCACCAGCGACACCAGCGGCAGGCTCACCAGCACCGCGAAGGTGGCGGCCAGCACGATGCCGGCGGAGGCGATGACGCCCCCGGTGGTCCGGAGCGCGGTGAGCGCCGCGTCCTCCGGTCCCGCGCCCCTCAGACGCTCCTCGCGCGCCCGGTGCATCAGGAAGATGCCGTAGTCCACGCCGAGCGCCACCAGGAAGACGAACGTCAGCAGGGGCAGGCTCGGATCGAGCCCCTCGAAGCCCAGCACGGGCCGGAACAGCAGGCCGCTGACGCCCATCGCGGCACCCCAGGAGGCGATCACGGCGAGCAGCAGGACGACGGGCGCCACCAGTGAGCGCAGCAGGACCACCAGCACGGCCAGCACCCCGGCGAGCACCAGCGGTATCACCCTGCGACGGTCCTCGGCGTCGGTGTCGGCCAGGTCCATCTGCTGGGCCGTGGCCCCGCCGACGACGGCGTCCGCGCCCGGCACCGCGTGCACCCGGTCGCGGAGCGCGGCCACCGTCCGCTTCTCGGCGGCCGATTCGGGCCGCGCCGCCGGGAAGACCAGCACTTCCGTGCGGTCCGGCCCGCTCCGGCCGGGCGTCACCGCCGCGACGCCCGGCACGGCCCGGGCCGCGTCGGCCACCCGCTCCGCCCGCGCGGTCCGTGTGATCACGACGGCCGGGGCGCCCGCCCCCGGGAAGGACCGCGCGACGGCCTCCGTCGCGGTGACCGACTCCGGCCGGTCCACGAACGCGTCCTCCTGCCGCAGCGTCCCCGGCAGCAGCAGGGCGCCCACGGCCAGCGCGCCGAGCACCGCGCACCCGCCGGCGAGCACCGCCACCGGCCGGCGCGCCGCGGAGCCGCCGAGCAGCGCGAACAGCGAGCGCCGCGCCGGCCCTTCCGCGCCGTACTCCGGGATAAGCGGCCAGAACACCCGGCGCCCCAGCAGCACGAGAACCGCGGGCAGCAGCGTCGTCATCGCCGCCAGCGCGCACACCACCCCCACGGCTCCCACCGGGCCCATCCCACTGCTGCTGTTGAGGTCCGCCGCCAGCAGGCACAGCAGCCCCGCGACCACCGTCCCAGCGGACGCGAACACCGCCGGGCCGCAGCCGCGCAGGGCGGCGGCCATCGCGTCGTACGGGCGCCGGTGGCGGCGCAGTTCCTCGCGGTACCGGGAGACGAGCAGCAGGGCGTAGTCCGTGCCCGCGCCGAAGACCAGCACGGTCATCACCGAGGTGCCCACGCTGGTGACGGTGACGCCGAACGCCTCGGCCAGCCCGTACGCCAGCGCCATGGCCGCCGTGCCCGCCACCCCGACGACGGCGAGCGGGACCAGCCAGAGGAAGGGACTGCGGTAGATCAGCATCAGCAGGACCGCGACCGCGACGCCGGTGCCCAGCAGCAGCCGGCCGTCGAGCGACGCGAACACCTCGTTCTGGTCGGCGGCCAGCGCGGCCGGTCCGCCGATCCGGGCGGTGAGCCCCGCGGGCGCCCCGCGCACCGCACGGCGCACGTCGTCGACGGCGTCGGCCTGCTCGGCGGTGTCCGGCAGCCCGGTGAGGGCGAGGGCGGTCAGGGACGTGGCGTGGTCCCCGGACTCGACGCGCGGGGGGAGGGCGTCCCGCAGCGGGTGCCGCTCCGCGATCCGCCGCACCCGTACGCGCTCGAACCGCCGGTCCGCGTCGGTGAGTCCGCCGTCCCGGTGCAGGACGAGGAGGGTGTCGGCGATACCGCCGCCGGGCAGGTGCCGGGCCAGCTCCTCCACCCGCGTCGCCTCGGCGCCCGCGGGCAGGTAGTCGACGACGCCGTCCCGCGTCACCCCGCCCAGCCGCCCCTCGAACGGCGCGGCGACGGCGAGCAGCGCGGCCCACAGGACGACCACGGCCCACGGCAGCCACTTCCTCCGCCCAGCCGTCCGCTCCACGCCGTCCCCGCCGCTCCTCCCTTTCGGTCCCCTCACGTCCCGCCCCTTCCGCCCCGGCCCGGGCGCCTCGCGCGGTGCCGGTCACCGCCACGATCAGGCTTCCGCGCCACACGGACGGACGCGTCCGCCGCGGGGCCGAGCCGGCCGTACTCCCCGGGGACGCACGTCGGAGGGGTGTACTCCCGGGGGAGCAACGGGCTGCGGGGAGGGGGAGTTCGGCGCACACTCCGTCACCTCGCGTGCCGGACGGCCGACTGCGGCCGGTCCCGTCCGCACCGATGGCGGGACGACGACAAGGGGCCGGAGCCCGTCGGGAAGGCCCGGCGGCCCCGTACGGATGAAGCCCGTCCCTTTCCGGGGACGGCCGGGCCGCCGGGCGTCATCATCGGACGCGATGGCCGACAGCGACGAACCCCAGGAGCCCGCCCCCGAGCCCGGCGACGGCGACGCGGACGAACACCGTCCGCACCCCGTCTGCCACTGGTGCCAGGGCTCCGGCTTCGTCCCCCGCGTGCTGGCCCACAACCCCGGCCCCGACCCGTTCCGCGGCCCGGCCGACACCGTGCACCGCACGGGTCAGTGCCGGCACTGCCGGGGGACGGGGTCGTACGACTCGGCCCTCGACCCGACGATCGGGCCCGAGGACCGGGCGGGTGACGTGCCCTGGGGCGGGCGCTGACCGCAACAGCACGCCCCTCCGCCGCCGGAGTGCGGACCGGGACGAATGCGGTGATGCTGGGTGGGTCAGGCATGCGTAAGGAGGACGCCCATGTCCATGCTCGACAAGCTCAAGGGTCTGCTCAAGGGCCACGAGGACACCGCCCGGCAGGGTGTCGAGAAGGCCGGTGACGCCTTCGACGACAGGACCGGGAACAAGTACCAGAGCCAGGTCGACGCCGCCCAGCGGAAGATCGACGAGCAGCTCGGCAACCGGCCGCCCACGGACGGGCAGCCCTGACGCGGCGGCGGTTCGTGGCCGTGACGGGGCGTGGGCGGCAGCCGTGAGGCGGCGCGGGCCCGTGACCGTGGCGCGGCGCGGGCGGCAGCCGTGACGCGGCGTGGGCCTGTGACCGTGACGCGGCGACGGTCCGTGTCCGTGACGCGGCGTGGGCCCGTCAACGTGACACAGCGTGGGCGGCAGCCGTGACGCTGCACCGGCCCGTGGCGCCGACACAACGCCGGCGGCAGCCGTGACCCGGCGTCGGC is a window from the Streptomyces mobaraensis genome containing:
- a CDS encoding MMPL family transporter, encoding MERTAGRRKWLPWAVVVLWAALLAVAAPFEGRLGGVTRDGVVDYLPAGAEATRVEELARHLPGGGIADTLLVLHRDGGLTDADRRFERVRVRRIAERHPLRDALPPRVESGDHATSLTALALTGLPDTAEQADAVDDVRRAVRGAPAGLTARIGGPAALAADQNEVFASLDGRLLLGTGVAVAVLLMLIYRSPFLWLVPLAVVGVAGTAAMALAYGLAEAFGVTVTSVGTSVMTVLVFGAGTDYALLLVSRYREELRRHRRPYDAMAAALRGCGPAVFASAGTVVAGLLCLLAADLNSSSGMGPVGAVGVVCALAAMTTLLPAVLVLLGRRVFWPLIPEYGAEGPARRSLFALLGGSAARRPVAVLAGGCAVLGALAVGALLLPGTLRQEDAFVDRPESVTATEAVARSFPGAGAPAVVITRTARAERVADAARAVPGVAAVTPGRSGPDRTEVLVFPAARPESAAEKRTVAALRDRVHAVPGADAVVGGATAQQMDLADTDAEDRRRVIPLVLAGVLAVLVVLLRSLVAPVVLLLAVIASWGAAMGVSGLLFRPVLGFEGLDPSLPLLTFVFLVALGVDYGIFLMHRAREERLRGAGPEDAALTALRTTGGVIASAGIVLAATFAVLVSLPLVSLVEMGVIIAVGVLLDTFLVRTYLVTSASLLLKRWMWWPGRLSRRPVEG
- a CDS encoding antitoxin, which codes for MSMLDKLKGLLKGHEDTARQGVEKAGDAFDDRTGNKYQSQVDAAQRKIDEQLGNRPPTDGQP